The genomic DNA CAGCGGGAACTTTGCGGAACTGGTGTGCAGCAACTCCCTGGGCGGCGAGGGCGAGCAGCAGAGCAAGGGGCTCCTGCAGGCGGAACTGCGCGCGGTGGGCGGGCTGATCGTCGGGGCCGCGGACGCCTCGAAGCTGCCGGCGGGGAACGCCCTGGCGGTCGAGCGCGACGAGTTCAGCGGGCGCGTGACGCGGGCCGTGCGTGAGCATCCCCTGATCGAGGTGGTGGAGGGCGAGGTCACGGCCGTACCGGACGGCATCGCCGTGATCGCCTCGGGGCCGCTCACGTCCGACGCGCTGGCCGCGGATCTCGCCCGCGTCACCGGCAGCGAGCGCCTCAGCTTCTACGACGCCGCGGCGCCCGTGATCGCCGCCGATTCCATCGACTTCACGGTGGCGTGGCGGGCCGGGCGCTACGAGCAGAGCGCCGACTACGTCAACTGCCCCTTCACCAAGGACGAGTACCTCGCGTTCTTCGCTGCGCTGGAGCAGGCGCGCGCGCACACGCCGCACGACTGGGAGAAGCTGGAGTTCTTCGAGGGCTGCATGCCCATCGAGGAGATCGCCCGGCGCGGCGTGGACACCCCCCGCTTCGGGCCGATGTCGCCCAAGGGCCTGGACGATCCCCGCACCGGTCGCTGGCCGTACGCGGTCGCGCAGCTGCGCCAGGAAGACCGAGAGGGCCGCCTGTGGTCGCTGGTGGGCTTCCAGACCGGCCTGAAGTGGGGTGACCAGAAGGCGGTCGTGCAGCTCATCCCAGGCCTTCAGAACGCCGAGATCGTCCGTTACGGGGTGATGCACCGCAACACCTACCTGAACGCGCCGCAGGTGCTCGACGCGACGCTGGGCCTGCGCGCCGACCCGCAGACGCTTGTGGCAGGTGTGCTGGCCGGCACCGAGGGCTACCTGGAGTCCGCCGCGACCGGGTGGCTGGCCGGCACGAACGCCGCGCGGCTCGCGCTGGGCCGCGCTCCGCTGGTGCCGCCGGCCGAGAGCATGCTGGGCGGCCTGGTGCGCTACCTCGCCACCGCGAATCCGCAGGGCTTCCAGCCCATGAACGTGAACTGGGCGCTGGTGCCGGAGCTGCCGGCCACGGTGAATCCCACGACCGGCAAGGTGCGCAAGCTGGGCAAGCGCGAGAAGCGCCCCCTGCTGTACCGCCGCGCGCTGGAGGCCTTCGCCGCGTGGGCACGGGACGAGGCCGGGCTGGACGTGACTCCGCCCACGTGGCCCGCCGTGACGCAGGACGAGCCCGCCGTTCTCGCCACCTGAGACGCAACTTCTCCCGCGCCCATCCCGTACCGCTGGCATGACCGCCCTGCTGATCGTCGGGATCGTCGTGCTGGGGACTGTGTTTGTCGTCCGGTGGGTTGCCACGGCGGCGCGTCGCGGCGGCTGGTCGGCGGGGAACAGTCCGGAGACGTGGACGGCTGGCAGCGGTCTGGACGTCTGGACCAGCGCTGACGATGAAGACCGCTCCCACACTCACTCCACGGGTGGACATGACTCCGGTGGGGACGGCGGCGGTGATTCGGGCGGCGGGGATTCCGGCGGATCGTCCGGCGACAGCTGACGCCGGCCGGGAACGGCGTTCCCGACGCTGCCGCGACCGTGCCGCGCTCACCATCAACGCCGGTTTTCGCTTATGGTGTGGGCGTGAATCCAGCCGAACCGGTGCTCATCTACGGCCTGGGCCGCAGCGGCCGGGGGGTTGCCCGTTTCCTGGCGGCGCACGGCCTTCGCCCTGAGTGGCTCGACGCCCGTCCCGGCCCCGAGGACGACGCCCTGACCCGCGACCTGGGGCTGGAACGCGGCGATCCGCAGCGCGCCTACGCCACAGTGATCGCCGCGCCCGGCGTGCCCATCGACCACCCGGACCTGGAGGCGCTGCGCGCGCACGGCGCGGAGGTGATCGGGGAGGTCGCCCTGGCCGCCCGGATGCGCCCGCACCTGCCGATGGTCGGCGTGACCGGCACGGCCGGCAAGGGCAGCACCACCGTGCTGATCGCCCACCTGCTGCGGGAGTGCGGTGTGAACGCGCGGGAGGGCGGCAACATCGACCCGCCGCTGCTGGACGTGGTGGACGCCGCGGAGGTCGCGGTGGTGGAACTGTCGAGCTTCCAGCTCGAGCGCGTGCCCGGCCTGCGCCTCCCGGTGGCCGTGATCACGAACCTGGGGGTGGATCACCTCGACCGGCACCGCACCGTGGAGGCGTACCACGCCGCGAAACTCGCCATCACCGCCGGGCAGGACCCGGGCGACGTGCTGGTCGTCCCGGCCGGGCTGGACGTGCCCACCCGCGCGGCCTTGCGGTCCTTTGGCGCCGCCCACCTGCGTCTTGCGGACGGCACCGAGGTTTTGCCCGTCGGCGACCTGCCGGACGGCATTCATCCCGCAAACGCCGCCGCCGCGCTGCTCGCGGTGGAGGCCATGCTCGGGTTTCTGGGCCACCCCGTGGACGCCGGCGGGCTCGCGGCGGCCCTGCGCTCGGCCCGGCCGGTGTCCGGGCGCTTCGAGACGGTCGCCCACGTCGGGGACGTCCAGTTCGTCGAGGACTCCATCGCCACGCGCACCATTGCCGTGCAGGCTGCGCTGGAACGCGCCCGGCCGCCCATCGCGTGGCTGGTCGGCGGGCGGGACAAGGGCGCGGAGCTGGAGCCGCTACGCGCCGCCGCGCAGGGCCGCGTGCACCGCGTGATCGCCTTTGGGCAGGATGGCCCCGCGCTGGCCGCCGGTCTGGGCCTGCCCCATGACACCGTGAGCGGCGCGGACGGCGACGAGACCATGCGCCTCGCGGTGCGTGCCGCGCTGGACGCCCTGCCGGGCCACGGCACGGTGCTGCTCGCCCCGATCGGCACGAGTTTCGACCAGTTCCGCGATTACAAGGCGCGGGGCGACGCCTTCCGCCGCGCCGCGCAGGCCCTGGTGCCGGACGGCGCGGTGCCCGCCGGAGCGTCCGCGTGAGCCTGCAGCTCCTGATCGCGCAGGTGCTGCTGCTGGGGCTGGGCCTGCTCGGCGTGGCGGCGGTGCGCCCGGACTTGATCCTCGACCACGGCGGCAAGATCGTGCTCAGCCTGCTTCTCACGGCGCTGGTGGCCCGGCTGCGGCCGCGCGCGTACCTGCGGCTCGGGCCGGCGTTCTGGGGCTTCACGCTGCTGCTGCTGGTGCTGGTCCTGTTCATCGGCGTGGGCAGCGCGGAGAGTTCCGCCACCAAGCGCTGGCTGGACTTTCCCGGCCTGCGCTTCCAGCCCTCCGAACTCGCCAAGCTGGGGCTGGTGCTGATGCTCGCGTCGTTCTTCTCGCGCCGGGGCGTGCAGCACAAGCTGATCAGCGCCACCGCCATGATCGTCGTCACGACTGGGCTGGTCTTCGTGGAACCGGACCTGGGGTCCAGCGTGCTGATCTTCGGGCTGGGCATCGTGGTCATGTACGGAGCGGGCGTGCGGATCAGCAACATCGCCGGGTTCATGCTGGCGCTGGGCCTGGTGTCCATCCCGATTGCCGGCGTGTACCTGGAAAAGCACCCCTACATCGCTGACCGCCTGTTCGGACACATGAACCGCGAGGAGATCACGAAGGTGGGCCTCGACCAGATCGGGTACGCGCACCGCGACATGACCTTCGGCGGGCTGTGGGGCCAGGGCCCGGACGGCCTGCGCTTCGAGTACTTCGCCGCGCACACCGACATGATCGTGGCGGCGGTGGGCTTCACGTCCGGCCTGCTCGGCGTGGCCATGATCCTGCTCGCGTACTGGCTGATCATGCAGACTGCGCTGGAGACCTCGCAGCTGGCCGCCCGTATCCGCCCGATGACCGCCGAGATCCACGGCGCCAGCATCCTGGCGACCGGCGCGATGTTCATGATCGTGGGGCAGGCGGTCGTGAACCTGCTGGTGGCCGCCGGCTTCTTCCCGGTCACGGGCGTGCCGCTGCCGCTGGTCAGTTACGGTTTTTCCAGCATGCTCACCATGAGCGTCGCGCTGGGCCTGATCCACTCGGCGCTGCGCGAGGTGCGCCGCAACCTGCCCGCGGAAGTGAACGAGGCCGACGTGGTCGCCCTGCCCGCCGACTGACGCCGGGCGTTCACAGCCAGCGGTCTGTGTAGGCGTCCAGCCGCTCCCGGTCGAAGGAGGGGAGGGCCAGCCCCACGTAGCCGTCCGGCCGGATGACGTATATGGCGTCCTGCGCCAGCCCGGCCCGCTTCGCGCGGGCGCTGAAGGGAAACGCGCGGAGCGGCAGGTCGCGGACCCCGCACCATGTCAGCAGCGCGGGGTCCGGCGTACCGTACACGTGCACCTGCCACGACAGGCTCCGCAGCGCAGCGAAGTTGTCGCCCTCGCCCGCCGCGCCGCGCACCCACGGCAGCCGCTGGCCGCCCGCGATCCGCCCGGCCCGGCCCTCACTGAGTGGACTGTCCGGGTAGTGCAGCCGCGTCTGCGAGATGGTCAGAAACAGGAAGCGCCGCATGGGCCGGAAGTGCATCACGCGCGGCATCACCAGCGGCACCAGCACGGTGCGCACCCACCCCGCCAGCGCGGACGGGTTGACCACGGTCGTGAAAATCCGGTCCGTGGTGTTCACCAGCGACAGCGCGAAGGGCCGCCGCTCGGCGTCGTACGTGGTCAGCGCCGCCGGCCGCCCCCGCACCGCCTGCGCGAGTTTCCACGCGAGGTTCGACGCGTCCCCCAGCCCGGTGTTCATGCCCTGCCCGCCCACCGGCGTGTGCACGTGCCCGGCGTCCCCCAGGATGAAGGCCCGGCCGCGCTGGAAGGTGTCGGCCACGCGGTGGTGCACGCGGTACGTGGCGAACCAGTGCACCGCCGACACGCCCGCCAGCCGCGACGCCTCCAGCTGCGGCTGCACCGCCGGGAAGCCCACCGCCTCGTCCACGCCGGGCGGATACTCGCCCACCACGCGGTAGCGGTCCGGCTGCGGCATGGGGAAGAACGCCAGGAACTGGTGCGAGTCCAGTGAGAGGTTCAGGTTGCCCTCGCGCACGGCGCCGTGGGCGTCCACGTCGGCCACGAAGAAGCGCTGGCTGTACGTGCCGCCGCTCAGGGAAATGCCCAGGGCGTGGCGCACCACGCTGCCCGCGCCGTCGCACGCGGCCACGTAGGCGGCGCGCACGCCCTCGTCCTGCCCGGCGCGGCGGAACATGACGGTCACGCCGTCCTCGCCTTGCGTCACGGCCATCACCTCGGTCTGCCAGTCCACGGTCACGCCCAGCCGCGACAGCTCGGAGACGAGCAGTTCCTCGTTCTGGTCCTGCGTGAGGATGTACAGGTACGGGTGCGGCGTGAGGTCGTCTCCGACGTCCTTCAGGCGAACGGCCGCCCGCTGCATGCCCCGCACGAACAGGCTGATCCGGTCGAAGTGCCGCCCGCGGCGGAGCGCCTCCTCCCCGATGCCGAGCTGGTCGTAGAACTCCAGCGTCCGCGCCTGCACGGCGATGGCGCGCGTTTCCAGCACCGGCCCGGCCTTCAGGTCGGCCACGCGCACCCGCACGCCCAGCCGCGCGAGCCACAGCGCCAGCATCAGGCCCGTCGGTCCGGCCCCCGAGATCACCACGTCCGTCCCGCTCCCGGTCATGACTGTCACCTCTGCCTCAGGGTAGTCCTGCGCGGCCCCTCAGGTGGAGTGGCCGGCCCGGCGCTGCCGGCCGACCTCGTACCGCAGGACCGAGCCGGCCGCCGCGACGTTCAGCGAGGACGCCGAGCCGTGCATGGGAATCCGGACGACGTGGTCGCAGGCCGCCAGGAAGGCCCGGCTCAGTGGGTGGGCGTCGGCGTCCACCGCGCCGTCCTCGGCCGCGCCGATCAGGGGCACGTCCCCCAGCGCGCCGCGCAGCGAGTCGCGCCACGCCAGTACGTCTGGCACGCGCTCCATCTGCACCACCGGCACCGCGAAGAACGATCCGGTGGACGCGCGGATCACCTCCGGGTCGTACACGTCGGCCGCGTGGCCCACCACGATCAGCCCGTGTCCGCCCAGTGCGTCGATGGACCGCAGCAAGCTCCCCAGGGTGCCGGGCAGGCCTGGCCGGTCGATCACCACCACGCACAGGTCGGGGCGGGACTGCTGCCGTCCCGGATCGTCGGCAGGGATGGGCAGCACCGCGATCAGCTCCGACCGGTCGTGCCGGTCGCTGAGTTCGGCCATCCCGGCGTCCGGCAGCGTGTCGTGCACCTCGGCGCCGGCGCGCTGCACCACGCCCTGCGCCCACGCGGACAGCGGGCGCTCGCTCGAATGCGCCAGCGCCCGCACCCGCCAGCCGTGCGCGAGCGCCAGCGTGATCGCGCGGACACCCTCCACGAAGAACTCGCCGTGCCGGTGCCGCTTGTCCTGGCTGCGGCGCAGCGTCTGGAGGTGCTGGAAGGCCGCTCCCCGTGACCGGAGGTGAACAGTGCGCGCCCTGTCTCCCGACCCTACGCGGTGACGTGCTGCGCGGCGAGACGATCTGCGGCGGGTTCCACCGCCCTGGAGGCGTCACTGATGGAGACCGGCGGCTCCTCTGGCCCTCACATGTTGTGCAGCACGTTCATGATGTCGCCGTCCTTCATCACATAGTCCTTGCCCTCGGTGCGGACCCAGCCCTTGCTCTTGGCCGCAGCCCACCCGCCGGCCTCCACCATCTTGTCCCACTCGATGACCTCGGCGCGGATGAAGCCGCGTTGCAGGTCGCTGTGGATCTCGCCGGCGGCTTCCGGGGCGGTCTCGCCCCGGTGAATCGTCCACGCGCGGACCTCCTTCTCGCCGGACGTGATGAAGGTGATCAGGCCCAGCGTCTCGTATCCGACCTTCACGAGCTGGTCCAGGCCGCTCTCCTCGACGCCCAGATCGTGCAGGAACGCGCGCGCCTCGTCCTCGGGCATCTCGGCCAGTTCGCCCTCGATCTGCGCGCTGATCTTCACGACCTGCGCGCCCTCGGCCGCCGCGTACTCGCGCACCCGCTGGACGTGTGCGTTGTCCTGCGTCAGGTCGTCCTCGCCCACGTTCGCCACGTAGATCACGGGCTTGATGGTGATCAGACCGAACTCCTTAGGAATCGGCGCGTCGTACGATCCGGCCCGCGCCGGCCGGCCCGCGCCCAGCACCTTCAGGATCGCCTCGGCGAGGTCGAGCTGCTCGCGGGCGTCCTTGTCGCCGCCCTTGGCCTTCTTGCTCAGGCCCTGCACGCGCTTTTCCAGGCCCGCGAGGTCCGCGAGGATCAGCTCGGTGTTGATGGTCTCGATGTCGTCGATGGGATCGACGCGGTTTGCCACGTGAATGACGTTGCCGTCCTCGAAGCAGCGCACCACGTGCGCGATCGCGTCGGTCTCGCGGATGTTCGCCAGGAACTGGTTGCCCAGCCCCTCGCCCTGGGACGCGCCCTTCACGAGCCCGGCGATGTCCACGAATTCCACGAAGGTCGGAATGATCGGCGGTACCCGGTCCCCCTTCGTGAAGACCTTGCTCAGCGCGGCGAGGCGCTCGTCCGGCACCGTGACGCGGCCGACGTTGGGTTCGATGGTGGCGAAGGGGTAGTTCGCGGCGAGCGCCCCCGCGCGCGTGATGGCGTTGAACAGCGTGCTCTTCCCGACGTTCGGCAGTCCGACAATTCCGATGGCTAGTCCCATGCTCCTGACTCCTTCACTCGCCGGACTTGAGCGCCCAGGCGAGGCAACCCTGACAGTGTACGGGATGCCCACACGGGCGCGCCGGGAATGGCGCGGGCAGGTCCGGGCCGCAGCACCCGTGCGCCAGGGCGGCCGGCGGGGTTCACGTCCTCATCTCCGCTGGGCATTGATGAAGCGCGCTTGGCCGTTGACCTACCCGGCTCCCGACCCCAGGCGCTATCATCAAGGACCAAATCCACCAGCCTGTGTTCCCGGTGTGCACTCCCTGGTCTCCTGTCTTCGGACCCACCCACACCCGGAAGAGGCACGCATGGACAAGCTCACTGCGAAGGTGGAGCACGCCCGTCTGACCGAACTCCACCGCCACGCCATCGTCGGCACGCCCCCAGAGCGGACCTTCGACCTGATCGCTGCGGGCGCCGCCCGCCTCGCCCACACCCCGATCGCGCTCGTGACGTTCGTGGACACCCACCGCCAGTGGATCAAGGCGGCCGTGGGTGCCGACCTCCAGAACACGCCGCGCGACGTGGCGTTCTGCACGCACGCCCTCGCGTCCTCCCAGGTGCTGGTGGTGCCGGACACCACGCAGGACGCCCGGTTCCGGGACAATCCCCTGGTGACCGGCGCACCGCACCTGCGCTTCTACGCCGGCGCGCCCATCATGACCGGCGGCGTGGTTCTCGGCACCGTCTGTGTGCTGGACACGCAGCCCCGCCACCCCACCGACCACGACCTGCAGGGTCTCGCGCAGCTTGCCCGGATCACGGCGAACCTGCTGGAGCACCGGCGGCTCGGCACGCCCTACGCCACCGTCACCGCGGGCCTGCCCATCGCGTTTCTGGTGGTGGACGGCCAGGGCGGCGTGACCCGTGTGAACGCCGCCGCGACCCCCGCCCCGAGCACCCCGTGGGACACGGCCGGCCGGGACCTCACGGAGGTGCTGCCGGTCCGCTGGAGCGAGGGCCGACATGAGGACGAGATCCGCGGCGCGCTCGCCCGCGGCACGCCCTGGACCGGCCGCGTGACCCTGGCCGCCCCGGACGACGCGGGCGTGGAGGCCATGCTGACGGTGGTGCCCTCCCGGCTCGGCCACAGCGCCGCCCTGTACGTGTGGAACTACCAGGACTGAGCGTGGTCCCGGCGCGGCCGGGCACGGCGCCATTCAGGGCGTGAACGGGAGGGTGGCCGGAACGAGCCGCCGCAGGTCGTGGATGACCGGCTTGCCCAGGTCCGGATACCCGAGCGTCTGCACCGTTCGCTCTCCGAAGCTGCCGAGCAGGAGGGATCTCTGCCCGTCCGGTGTGGGCTGCGGCAGGCACGTGATCTCACGCCCACCCGCAGGGCGCGCATGATCCGGCGGCCGTCATCTGGCGGCACGGCCAGCATGGCCTGATGCAGGGGAATGGTCGTGTCGGCCATGTTCGCAGGGGACACGCTCGGGTCGGACACCGGCCTCAACGCCGGGGCGCATGAATGGCGGATCAGATCACCCGGCCCAGATGACCCGAGACCAGGGCGCTCAACTCGTCCACCAGACCGGCGTGGACGCGGCGGTGGCCGCCAGTGCGCAGCATCCGCCCGGCGACCTCGACCTCCAGCGTGAAGCGCGGCTCGCCCCCTTGCCCGCTCACCACGCAGATGATGCCGGGACATACATCGTCCAGGAGGGCCAGATGGTTCCGGCTGTCCGGTGGAAGCAGGTGGGACAGTTGCGTGAGGGTGACGGGCAGGCTGGTCATGCGGTCAGGATGCCGGGCTGGCCCTCAGTGCGCCCTGACAGCCGCCAAGGATGAAGGGGGAGAGGGGGCCGCCCACGCCACCCGCTCCGGGCCGTAGTCTTGTGCCATGTCCGGTTCCCCAATCCGGCGTGACGTCCCGGTGTGCCGGAGGGCGGCGCGGTGACTCCCGTGGTGCTGGTCACGCCCCGCCTGCACCTGCGGCCCCTGAGCGCGGCGGACGCTCCGGTGCTGGCCGCGTACCGGGCCGATCCGGCCGTGGCGGCCTTTCAGGGATGGACGCTGCCCTACACGCCACAGCACGCGCACGCGCTGATCGCGGAGATGGCTGGGAAGCAGCTGGGCGATGCAGGCTGGGTGCAGTACGGCGTGTCCCTCCCGGGGGGCGCGCTGGTCGGGGACGTGGCGCTGCGGACGCACGGTGCCCAGGCAGAATTCGGCGTGACGCTCGCGCCGTCCGCGCATGGCCGTGGGTACGCCACAGAGGCGGGGGCCGCCGTGATCGCGCACGCGTTCGGGACGCTGGGCCTTCACCGCCTGCACGCGAGCATCGACCCGCGCAACGTGCCCGTGGCGCGGCTGCTGGTCCGGCTGGGGTTCCGGCACGAGGGCACCCTGGTCGAGGCGTACGAGCACCGGGGCGCGTGGACCGACGACGCCCTGTACGGCCTGCTGCGCCGCGAGTGGGCCTCGCCGGACTGACCCGGCCTCAGGCGGGAGCCGGCGCGACCATCACGCGGTTGCGGCCGGCGGCCTTCGCGGCGTACAGCGCAAGGTCCGCGGCCTTGAGGGTGGCGGTGACGTCCTGCACGCCGTCAAGGGCGGCCACGCCGAAGCTGCCGGACATCACCAGCCCCGGCGCCAGGGTGCTCCACGCGGCGCGGTGCAGCGTGTCGCGCAGCCGCGCGCACACCGCGGCCGCGGCGCCCACCGGCACGTCCGTGAGGATCACGATGAACTCCTCGCCGCCCAGGCGCGCGAGCAGGTCCTGGGCGCGCAGTTCGGCGCTCAGCAGGCGCGTCGCCTCGATCAGCACGGCGTCCCCGACCAGGTGGCCGTAGGTGTCGTTCACGCGCTTGAACAGGTCGAGGTCCAGCAGCGCGATCGCGCTGGGGTGGCCCTGCTGGGCCCGGTCGTGCAGGCGGCCCAGCACCTGCATGGCCCGCGTGCGGTTGGGCGCGCCGGTCAGCGGATCGCGCAGCGCGGCTTCGGCCAGCGCCTGGGCGCGCACCTCGGCCTCGCGGGCCTGCTGCTCCACCTGCCCGACCAGGGCGCGCTGCTGGTGGTAGTCGCGGTACAGGTGCTCCACGCCGCGCGTCACGGCCTGCTGCGTCTCGAAGGCCTCGCGGTAGCGGCCGGCGCGGGCGTAGGCGTCGGCGAGCGTCTCGCGCGAGCGCACCTCCCACAGGCCGGACGCGGCGAAGTACTGCACGGCCTGCTCCGCGTCGCGGATGGCGCCCTCGGGATGCCCGGAGAGGGAATGCACGCGGCTGCGGTCGAGCAGCGCGCGGCCGTACAGCACCGGCAGGTCCGCGGTGTTCGTGAGCTGCACGTGCTCGTCGGCGAGCGAGCGGGCGGTGTGCAGGTTGCCCTGCCACAGGGCGTAGCGGGTCAGGGCGTCCAGCACGCCGGCTGCGTCCACCGCCGCCATGCCGCCCGACGACTGCGCGGCGCGGCGCAGGCTCGCCGCGGAGACCTGCACCTGGGCCTCCACCACCGCCCGCTGTTCGGGCAGGACGGTGCCGGCCAGCAGCGACTCCGAGGCGCTGACCACCAGGTTGATGTGGAAGGTGCTGTTCAGGTGCGTGGAGTCCGGCGTGGCCAGGCTGTGCATGTGCGGCGACTGCAGCAGTGCCAGCAGCAGCGCCAGCGCCGCGCCGTACTCCCGGCGCTCCAGCTCGTAGTGCGAGGCGTTGATGGCGACCAGCGCCACGCCGCGGGCGTCTCCGGCCTCGCGCGCCAGGGTGTCGGCCAGCGCGAAGCGGGTGCTGGCGCCCAGGTCGTCGTAACTGTCGGCCTGCACCAGCGCCAGCGCCACGTGCGCCTTGACCTGCAGCGGCGGGTCCCCGCTGGACCGCGCCAGTTCCAGGCACGTCAGGGCGTGCGACATCGCCATGCCCAGCTCGCCCAGGTCGAGGGCCAAGTACACCGCGTCGCGGTGCAGCAGCGCGCGGTCGGTCATGGTCAGGTCCGTGCGCTCGGCAAGCTGACGCTCCGCGTCCTGAAGCTCCATGCGCCGGGACGGCACGAGCGGCCCGGCCGTCACGACGGACCCCCGCCGCAGCCGCACAGCGCCACGAAGGCCTCGACGATGCCCGGGTCGAACTGCGTGCCCGCGCTACGCCGCAGCTCCGCGACGGCGGCGGCGTGCGGCCACGCGCGCTTGTACGGCCGCTCGCTGACCAGCGCGTCGTACACGTCCGCCACGCTGAAAATGCGGGCCAGCAGCGGAATCTGCGTGTCCCGCAGGCCGTCCGGATACCCGGTGCCGTCCCAGCGCTCGTGGTGGGACCGCACCACCGCCCGCACCTCACGCGGTACGAAGCACTCGTCGCGCAGCAGGTCGTCGCCGGTCACCGCGTGCTGCTGCATCAGTTGCCGCTCGTCCGGCGTGAGCGGCCCCGGCTTGAGCAGGATCGCGTCGGGCACCGTGACCTTGCCGATGTCGTGCAGGTACGCGCCCCAGCGCAGGTGCTGGATGGACGCCGCGTCCAGCCCCAGCGCCTCGCCCAGCCGCACCGCCAGGATGGTCACGCGGTCGGTGTGGCCGAAGGTCTCGCCGTCGCGGCCCTCGATCACGCGGCCCATGGCGCGCAGCGCCGCCTCGCGCGTCTGGCGCAGGTGCTCCAGGCCCGCCGCGCGTTCCAGCGCGTGCTCGATGCGCGCCGCGACCGCGTCCAGCAGGGTCAGGAGTTCCGCCGGGATGTCCACCCGCTCCCGCAGGTTCATCAGCGCGAGCACGCCCACTGCCCGCCCCCCGACGTGCAGGGGCGCCGCCACCGCCGAGCGCAGGAGGATCACGTCCGGCCGCGCGAACGGCGACGACCGGTAGTCCGGCACCGCGAGGCTGCGCCCCGTGGCGAGCACGTGCGCGATCATGCCCCGCGCCGGCTGGGGCGTGCCCAGCACCGTCTCCACCCGCGGGCGGAAGCG from Deinococcus metalli includes the following:
- the trmFO gene encoding methylenetetrahydrofolate--tRNA-(uracil(54)-C(5))-methyltransferase (FADH(2)-oxidizing) TrmFO, which encodes MSAAESTSTPTISVVGAGLAGSEAALAAARLGVRVRLHEMRPVKMTPAHRSGNFAELVCSNSLGGEGEQQSKGLLQAELRAVGGLIVGAADASKLPAGNALAVERDEFSGRVTRAVREHPLIEVVEGEVTAVPDGIAVIASGPLTSDALAADLARVTGSERLSFYDAAAPVIAADSIDFTVAWRAGRYEQSADYVNCPFTKDEYLAFFAALEQARAHTPHDWEKLEFFEGCMPIEEIARRGVDTPRFGPMSPKGLDDPRTGRWPYAVAQLRQEDREGRLWSLVGFQTGLKWGDQKAVVQLIPGLQNAEIVRYGVMHRNTYLNAPQVLDATLGLRADPQTLVAGVLAGTEGYLESAATGWLAGTNAARLALGRAPLVPPAESMLGGLVRYLATANPQGFQPMNVNWALVPELPATVNPTTGKVRKLGKREKRPLLYRRALEAFAAWARDEAGLDVTPPTWPAVTQDEPAVLAT
- the murD gene encoding UDP-N-acetylmuramoyl-L-alanine--D-glutamate ligase, which gives rise to MNPAEPVLIYGLGRSGRGVARFLAAHGLRPEWLDARPGPEDDALTRDLGLERGDPQRAYATVIAAPGVPIDHPDLEALRAHGAEVIGEVALAARMRPHLPMVGVTGTAGKGSTTVLIAHLLRECGVNAREGGNIDPPLLDVVDAAEVAVVELSSFQLERVPGLRLPVAVITNLGVDHLDRHRTVEAYHAAKLAITAGQDPGDVLVVPAGLDVPTRAALRSFGAAHLRLADGTEVLPVGDLPDGIHPANAAAALLAVEAMLGFLGHPVDAGGLAAALRSARPVSGRFETVAHVGDVQFVEDSIATRTIAVQAALERARPPIAWLVGGRDKGAELEPLRAAAQGRVHRVIAFGQDGPALAAGLGLPHDTVSGADGDETMRLAVRAALDALPGHGTVLLAPIGTSFDQFRDYKARGDAFRRAAQALVPDGAVPAGASA
- a CDS encoding FtsW/RodA/SpoVE family cell cycle protein, with product MSLQLLIAQVLLLGLGLLGVAAVRPDLILDHGGKIVLSLLLTALVARLRPRAYLRLGPAFWGFTLLLLVLVLFIGVGSAESSATKRWLDFPGLRFQPSELAKLGLVLMLASFFSRRGVQHKLISATAMIVVTTGLVFVEPDLGSSVLIFGLGIVVMYGAGVRISNIAGFMLALGLVSIPIAGVYLEKHPYIADRLFGHMNREEITKVGLDQIGYAHRDMTFGGLWGQGPDGLRFEYFAAHTDMIVAAVGFTSGLLGVAMILLAYWLIMQTALETSQLAARIRPMTAEIHGASILATGAMFMIVGQAVVNLLVAAGFFPVTGVPLPLVSYGFSSMLTMSVALGLIHSALREVRRNLPAEVNEADVVALPAD
- a CDS encoding FAD-dependent monooxygenase, giving the protein MTGSGTDVVISGAGPTGLMLALWLARLGVRVRVADLKAGPVLETRAIAVQARTLEFYDQLGIGEEALRRGRHFDRISLFVRGMQRAAVRLKDVGDDLTPHPYLYILTQDQNEELLVSELSRLGVTVDWQTEVMAVTQGEDGVTVMFRRAGQDEGVRAAYVAACDGAGSVVRHALGISLSGGTYSQRFFVADVDAHGAVREGNLNLSLDSHQFLAFFPMPQPDRYRVVGEYPPGVDEAVGFPAVQPQLEASRLAGVSAVHWFATYRVHHRVADTFQRGRAFILGDAGHVHTPVGGQGMNTGLGDASNLAWKLAQAVRGRPAALTTYDAERRPFALSLVNTTDRIFTTVVNPSALAGWVRTVLVPLVMPRVMHFRPMRRFLFLTISQTRLHYPDSPLSEGRAGRIAGGQRLPWVRGAAGEGDNFAALRSLSWQVHVYGTPDPALLTWCGVRDLPLRAFPFSARAKRAGLAQDAIYVIRPDGYVGLALPSFDRERLDAYTDRWL
- a CDS encoding TrmH family RNA methyltransferase — translated: MAELSDRHDRSELIAVLPIPADDPGRQQSRPDLCVVVIDRPGLPGTLGSLLRSIDALGGHGLIVVGHAADVYDPEVIRASTGSFFAVPVVQMERVPDVLAWRDSLRGALGDVPLIGAAEDGAVDADAHPLSRAFLAACDHVVRIPMHGSASSLNVAAAGSVLRYEVGRQRRAGHST
- the ychF gene encoding redox-regulated ATPase YchF, yielding MGLAIGIVGLPNVGKSTLFNAITRAGALAANYPFATIEPNVGRVTVPDERLAALSKVFTKGDRVPPIIPTFVEFVDIAGLVKGASQGEGLGNQFLANIRETDAIAHVVRCFEDGNVIHVANRVDPIDDIETINTELILADLAGLEKRVQGLSKKAKGGDKDAREQLDLAEAILKVLGAGRPARAGSYDAPIPKEFGLITIKPVIYVANVGEDDLTQDNAHVQRVREYAAAEGAQVVKISAQIEGELAEMPEDEARAFLHDLGVEESGLDQLVKVGYETLGLITFITSGEKEVRAWTIHRGETAPEAAGEIHSDLQRGFIRAEVIEWDKMVEAGGWAAAKSKGWVRTEGKDYVMKDGDIMNVLHNM
- a CDS encoding GAF domain-containing protein; translation: MDKLTAKVEHARLTELHRHAIVGTPPERTFDLIAAGAARLAHTPIALVTFVDTHRQWIKAAVGADLQNTPRDVAFCTHALASSQVLVVPDTTQDARFRDNPLVTGAPHLRFYAGAPIMTGGVVLGTVCVLDTQPRHPTDHDLQGLAQLARITANLLEHRRLGTPYATVTAGLPIAFLVVDGQGGVTRVNAAATPAPSTPWDTAGRDLTEVLPVRWSEGRHEDEIRGALARGTPWTGRVTLAAPDDAGVEAMLTVVPSRLGHSAALYVWNYQD
- a CDS encoding GNAT family N-acetyltransferase, with translation MTPVVLVTPRLHLRPLSAADAPVLAAYRADPAVAAFQGWTLPYTPQHAHALIAEMAGKQLGDAGWVQYGVSLPGGALVGDVALRTHGAQAEFGVTLAPSAHGRGYATEAGAAVIAHAFGTLGLHRLHASIDPRNVPVARLLVRLGFRHEGTLVEAYEHRGAWTDDALYGLLRREWASPD